The DNA region TGGCGATGCTGGAGGTGATCGCCGTGCCGCCTGAAACGTGCACGTCGTCGGCCAGCGTCAGGTGTCCGGACAGCATGGCGGCGCCACCTATGGTGCATCGCCGTCCTATTACGGTTGATCCGGCCACGCCCACGCACGCGGCCATCGCGGTGTGTTCGCCTATGCGCACGTTGTGCGCGATCATGATCTGGTTGTCCAATTTGACGCCATCGGCCAGCACGGTGTCTTCGAGCGCCCCACGATCCACAGTGGTGTTGGCGCCGATCTCGACATCGTTGCCGATCTGCACGCCGCCCAACTGGGCAATCTTGGCCCAGGCGCCAGGTTGGCTGTGGGGGTCGGGCGCAAAGCCAAAACCATCGGCGCCCAGCACGCAGCCCGAGTGCAGGATGGCGCGGTCCCCCACCCTGACATGGTGATACAGCGTCACCCGGGCATGCAACAGGCAATCCGCGCCCAACACCGAATTGGCGCCGACCACGCAGCCCGGGCCCAGGCGGCTACCGCGACCTATGGTCACCCCGTCCTCGACGACGCAATGGGGACCTATGCTGACCCCCTCGGCGATGCGAGCCGTGGGCGCGATGACTGCAGTGGAATGCACACCGCCTTCCAGTTGCGCGATCCGATGGCGGTCGAACCACTGCGCCAGCAAGGCATACATCAGGTAGGGCTGACTACACAGCACCACCCGGTACGAATAGCTGTCCGCCGGCAGGCTTTCGAATACTTGCGGCGTCATGATGACCGCAGCCGCCTGGCAAGCCGGCAACTGATCTTGCAACTTGGGATTGGACAGAAAACTGATCTCGGACGGCCCCGCCGAAAGCAAGGAACCCAAGCCTTGTATCCGCGGCTCGGGTTCGTGCTTGATGTGTGCCGGTTTGCAGTCCAGGCCGATGGTGTTGGCGCTGTCTAGTAGCTCTTGCAAGGTAGGCGCCTGTTCGGGCGCAAGCAATACCGGCATTTTCCTTTAGCCGCCGAGCGCTTTCATGACCTGATCGGTAATGTCGACTTTGGGGCTGACAGTGACGGCGTCCTGAATGATCAAGTCGTAGCCTTGCTGTTCGGCAATTGTCTTGATGGCAGCGTCGGCTTTCTCGACGATGCCCGAGAACTCTTCATTGCGACGGCGATTGAAGTCTTCCTGGAATTCGCGGCGCTTGCGTTGCAGGTCGGAATCCAGGTCGGCCAACTGGCGTTGACGCTTGATGCGCTCGGATTCGGAGAGCACCGGTGCGTCTTTGTCGAACTTTTGCGCTTCGCTACGCAGGCGATTGGCCAGGTTTTGAAGCTCGTCGTCGCGTTTCTTGAACTCGGCCTCAATCTTGGTTTGGGCCGCCTTGGCGGGCTTGGAATCGCGCAATATGCGTTCCGTGCTGACGAAGCCTATTTTGGTGCCTTGAGCATAGGTCGCAGGTGCTGCCACCATGGCAGTGGCGCCCAACGCAGCAGCCAGCACCAGGGCGCGA from Pollutimonas thiosulfatoxidans includes:
- the lpxD gene encoding UDP-3-O-(3-hydroxymyristoyl)glucosamine N-acyltransferase gives rise to the protein MPVLLAPEQAPTLQELLDSANTIGLDCKPAHIKHEPEPRIQGLGSLLSAGPSEISFLSNPKLQDQLPACQAAAVIMTPQVFESLPADSYSYRVVLCSQPYLMYALLAQWFDRHRIAQLEGGVHSTAVIAPTARIAEGVSIGPHCVVEDGVTIGRGSRLGPGCVVGANSVLGADCLLHARVTLYHHVRVGDRAILHSGCVLGADGFGFAPDPHSQPGAWAKIAQLGGVQIGNDVEIGANTTVDRGALEDTVLADGVKLDNQIMIAHNVRIGEHTAMAACVGVAGSTVIGRRCTIGGAAMLSGHLTLADDVHVSGGTAITSSIAKPGRYTGVYPYAEHVQWQRNAAVVSQLAQLRRRLRALEK
- a CDS encoding OmpH family outer membrane protein; this encodes MKSKFVLSLNALSQRLVRGNRALVLAAALGATAMVAAPATYAQGTKIGFVSTERILRDSKPAKAAQTKIEAEFKKRDDELQNLANRLRSEAQKFDKDAPVLSESERIKRQRQLADLDSDLQRKRREFQEDFNRRRNEEFSGIVEKADAAIKTIAEQQGYDLIIQDAVTVSPKVDITDQVMKALGG